AGGTTGCCGACCGAGAGTGCCAACCGGTCCATCGCGCCGGCCGTGCCGACACCGTAGCGCAGATAACCCTCACGCCCCTGGTCCTGCACCGTGGCAAGTGCTGAGGAAGACAGGATCTCGATCATGAGACGATCCTCTCGACGCGAAAACGAATCATGTCACCGGGTGCCAGGGTAGCCGGATTGTCGCGCATCGGATCGAAGAAGGACATCGAGGTATGGCCGATGGTGTTCCAACCGCTGGGCCCTGTGGAGGCCGAAACGCCCGTCTGCACGCCGCCGATCGACACAGCGCCCCCTGGCAGGCCAAGCACGGGCACCTTGCGGCGCGGAGTGGCAATACGCGGATCCATGCCGCCGAGGTAGCAGTAGCCTGGGTGGCTGCCGAGTGCGAAGACGGTATAGAGCGGCGCGCAATGCAACTGCACGACCTCATCCACGGACAAGCCGGTGTGGGCCACCACGTCGTGCAGATGCGGCCCGAACTCGCCACCGTATTCCACCGGCAGCTCCACCACTTTGCCTTCAATCTGCAGTTCGCCCGCCGCGGCCCACGCGTCGCGCAAAGCGGCGTCGAGCGAGCCCGGATCGGCAGGCGGCGTGGAGAACGTCAGCATCAGATTGGTCACGCCCGGCACCGCCTCACGCACACCCGGCCACGATTCGACCTCGCGCGCCAGCGTCCAGATGCGGCGTTGCGCACGCAGATCGAGCGCGCCGGGCGCTTCGAAGAGCATCGCCGTCGTGCCCAGCATGCTGATGCAAAGCGGAGGGTCCGAATCGTCCTGTTTCATCGCGTGGGCGGTCCTTTCTGAATCCAGTCGCATCTGTCCGGCCGTGCCGGCGTACGCGATCGATGCATGTTCGATGATGCACGTCATGTCGGTTTCCTGTTTGCAAGCCAGCGTTCCAGATGGTGAATATCGACGCCGCCCGCACAAAAACCCTCGTCTTCAAGTATGGCCTGATGCAACTGCACATTAGTACGAATGCCTTCGATGCGCATCTCCGAGAGTGCGAGACGCATGCGCACCAGGGCTTCCTCGCGGCTCGCGCCGTAGGTGATGAGCTTGCCGATCAGCGAGTCGTAATACGGCGGCACCACGACGCCGCTGCTCATGTGCGAATCGATCCGCACGCCGTTTCCTCCCGGCAATTCCCACGCTGTGATCTTGCCGGGACACGGCAAGAAAGTGAAAGGGTCCTCGGCGTTGATACGGCATTCGAGCGAATGGCCATTGGTGCGGATGTCCGATTGCCGGATCGTCAGCGCATGGCCTTGCGCAATGCGAATCTGTTCCTTGACGATGTCGATGCTGGAGGTCATCTCTGTCACCGGATGTTCGACCTGCAGGCGCGTGTTCATTTCGATGAAGTAAAACTCGCCGTTCTCGAACAGGAATTCGAACGTGCCCGCGCCGCGGTAGCGGGTCTGCCGGCATGCCTCCACGCAGCGCTCGCCGACCTGCCTGATCAGCCCCGGATCGATGCCTGGCGCCGGTGCTTCTTCCAGTACCTTCTGATGACGCCGCTGCAGCGAACAGTCACGCGAACCGAGCCACAGCGCATTGCCATGGGTGTCGCACAGGACCTGAATCTCGACGTGGCGCGGATGCTCGAGAAACTTCTCGACGTACAGTTCGGGCTTGCCGAAAGCGCGGCGCGCTTCCTCGCGCGTCACCGAGACCGCTTCCAGCAACTGCCCGGCACTCTGCACCACCCGCATCCCGCGCCCGCCGCCGCCCCCGGCCGCCTTGACGATAACGGGAAAGCCGATCGCTTCGGCTACCTTAAGGATCGCTGCGGGATCATCGGGCAAGCCGCCGTCCGGGCCCGGAACGCAGGGCACACCGGCTGCGCGCATGGCGCGCTTGGCCGCGACCTTGTCGCCCATCGTCCGGATGGAGCGCGGTTCCGGACCGATGAAACTCAGCCCTGCCGCTTCGACTTCTTCGGCGAAGTCGGCGTTTTCCGAAAGAAAGCCGTAGCCGGGATGAACGGCCTGCGCACCGCTGACATGCGCGGCAAACAGGATCGCGCCACGGTTCAGATAGCTTTGCCCGGGCGCGGCGGGACCGATGCACAACGCCTCGTCGGCCAGCCGCACGTAGCGTGCGTCCGCATCGGCTTCCGAATAGATCGCGACCGTCTTGAGCCCCAGCTCACGGCACGCCCGTTGGATTCGGAGTGCGATCTCGCCGCGGTTGGCAATCAATACCTTGTTAAACATCGTCGCCCGACCGGAAGAAATGGCACGTCGCCACAACGGAGCGGCAATTCATCGATGGATTCGTACGCATGGCCATCATCTGATTCGAAACAGCGGCTGGCCGGCTTCCACCTCGTCACCCGGCCTGACGAGAATCTCGACGACGTTGCCCTTGAACTCGGATTCGATCGCGTTGAACATCTTCATCGCTTCGATCGTGCAGAGCGCCTGCCCTTCTTCAACGGCATCGCCTACGCCTACGAAGGGTGGCTCCCCGGGAGCCGGCGTCAGATGAACGATGCCGAACATCGGGGCGCAGACCAGCTGGGGCTCGCTCGCCGTGGCATCCACTGTGGTCGAAGCGGCGACGGGTGGGACGGCCTGCCCCGCTTCCTCGGCGGGGGTCGAACGCGCGGAGCGAGGGATGTCCTCGCTCGCATCGGACGTCGCGCGCCGATGTGTTTTGACAAGCCGAATCTTCTCGTCGCCCTCGATCAGTTCGAGTTCGGCAAGCCGCGATTCGGCCAGCAGGTCAATGAGACCCTTAATCTTCTGAAGATCCATTTCTGAGTCCGTGGCCTGGTTAAGGCTAGTCGGTCCGGCTCCACTCAAGCTGGACGATCTACGCTGGACTCAATGTATCTGGCGCATAAAAAATGCGCCAAGACGGTTTGGGTTTGTAGCGATAAGGCGCGCTTATGTATCGGCGCCGGCCTCCGAACGCACGTCGAGCGCAAGGTCACCCGCCAGTTCCAGCAGGATGTCCTTGACGGCCGCGGCGGGCTCGGAAAGGGGAAGATGGTCCGACAGGCAGACCGAGAGGGGGATCTTGATGACCGGCGAAACGATGCGGCACTGGACGATATCGCCCGCCGCCGCGACGACCCGCGCGGTGGAGTCCGGCAGGATCGTGGCGCCGATGCCGGCGCCCACGGCGGCCGAAAGCGTCGACGCCGATTCGATCTCGGCCACCACCTTGGGGATCATCTGGACACGCGCGAAGCCTTCGTCCACGTACTTGCGCAGATAGTTATAGGGCCGCGGCAGCAGCAAGGGCACATCGCGCAGGGCCGTCACGTTGATCTGCTCCTGCGTGATGCCCATGCTGCGTGGCGCGACGAGGAACAGCTCCTCGTTCATCAGAAGCTGGAACGACAGGCCGTGGACCGGCTTGTCGCCATAGAGGACGGCCATGTCCATCCGCCCGTTCATGATCAGCTCGCTAAGCGTGGTACCGAAGTTTTCGTTGATATACAGAAGGATGTCCGGATGGCGGGCGCGCACCGTGCGCAACAACGGCAAGGACAGGGCCGACGCCCCCGTGCCCGGCGCGAGACCCACGGACACCTGGCCTGACAAGGTTTGCCCGGCGCTCTTCACGTCCGCCTGCGCCTGCTCATACTGCCGCAGGATCAGCTGCGCGTGACGGTAAAGGGTGGCGCCCGCTTCGGTCGGCGTCACGCCGCGCTTCGTGCGCACCAGCAGTTGCTGCTGAAACTCGTCTTCGAGCGTGATCAGTTGCTGGCTCAGCGCGGGCTGGGCGATATGCAGCACTTCGGACGCCTGGGTCAGGCTGCCGATATCGACAATCTTCACGAAGTACTTCAAACGCCGCAGGTTCACGCTGATTGCATCCGTGGTCGGTTAAGGGATTGCAGCAATCATAGGGCAAGCGCTGTTCGACGCACAGCCCTCAAAAAACCCGTGTGCCGACGACGCGACAGATGTGGCGCATTGCCCCCGGCAGCAGCGATTGCGGGAAGTACTAATTGCTGCGATGCGTGTGCAGTGCGCAGCTCGTCCCGTCATAAGTGGATGTTATTACGCCAGCGGAAAGACATCTTAGCGACATCTTTTCTGCGCGCTTACTGTTAGGCCTCATTAAACCCCCATCCAGGAGTCCAGTGTGAGTGCATCGCGCATCGCCGCCCGTGTCCAGCGCATCAAGCCGTCGCCTAGCAGTGCCGCGGCGGATCGTGCCGCCGAACTGCGGCGTCAGGGCAAAACGATCGTCAATCTGGTCGTTGGCGAACCCGACTTCGATACGCCCGAACATATCCGTCGTGCCGCATTCGAAGCGATGGAGCGCGGTGAAACACGCTATACACAAACCGCGGGCACGCCTGCACTGCGCGCCGCTATCGCCGACAAGCTCAAGCGCGAGAACGGGCTTTCGTATGATCCGAAGCACATCATCGTCACGTGCGGCGCCAAGCACGCGATCTTCAACGCCCTCGCCATCACCGTCGAAGAAGGCGATGAAGTGCTGATTCCCGCGCCTTACTGGGTGTCTTACCCGGACATGGCGCTGGCCTGTGACGGCGTACCCGTAGTAGTGCCATGCACCGAGGACGATGGTTTCAAGCTGACGCCTGCGACCCTCGAAGCCGCGATCACCCCACGTACACGCTGGCTGATCATCAATTCGCCGACCAATCCGACCGGCGCGACCTATACGGCCGGCGAGCTGCGCGCACTGGCCGACGTGCTGCTGCGTCATCCACGTGTGCTCGTCATGCTGGACGATATCTACGAGCACATTCGCTTCGACGGCGAGGCGCTTCAGCATCTGCTCTCAGTCGAGCCTCTGTTGATGGACCGGACCCTGGTGGTCAACGGCGTGTCCAAAACCTACGCGATGACCGGCTGGCGTATCGGCTATGCAGCCGGTCCGGCCGACCTAATCGGCGCCATGGACACGCTCCAGTCCCAATCGACCAGCAACGCGAGCTCGATCAGCCAGGCTGCCGCGCTTGCCGCGCTGACCGGCGACCAAAGCTTCGTCACCCGTTCGGTGCGTGTCTATCGCGAACGGCGCGACCACGCGCTGGCAGCACTCAATGCAATCCCGGGCATCAGTTGCCGCACGCCGGGTGGCGCTTTCTATCTGTATGTGAATTGCGGCGGCATGATCGGCCGCACCACCCCGCAGGGAAAACGCCTCGAAGGCGACGCCGATGCCGTGCTCTACCTGCTCGAACACGCAGGGGTTGCGCTGGTAGCGGGCTCGGCCTATGGGGTCTCCCCCTTCTTCCGGATGTCGATCGCCACCAGCGTCGAAACCATCGACGAAGGCTGCAAAAAGATCGCGGCGGCCGTAGCTGCCTTGGATTGAGGGCAAAAATGCGGCGCGAAATATCGCGCCGCATTCTCAGATAAAGACATGCCGCACTGTCTGGATGCGGCAGTTGAACTGTAATTTCCGTTTTCTTCAAACTGCAAGGGGATCTTCTCGTGAAAAAGAATACATTAGGTGTACTGATTGGAGTTGGATTGGCAGTATCTGGAACCGCGTATGCGCAGTCGAGCGTCACGCTGTACGGCATCATTGATGAAGCGGTGCGTTACGACAATCATCAGACGAAGACCGGCAGCGGCAGTCTTTTCACGATGGGCAGCGGCGGCGAAATTCAAGGTAGCCGCTGGGGCTTGCAGGGAACGGAAGATCTCGGTGGCGGCATGGCCGCAATCTTCCAGTTGGAAGGCGGCTTTACGCCGAACACCGGTGCGACGCAGCAATCGGAGCCGAATGGCACGGCGCGTCTGTTCGGCCGCACGGCTCTCGTCGGGCTCACCACCAACTACGGCACGATCACAGCGGGCCGCCAGTACACGCTGGTCCACGAAATGGGCTGGACGCACGACATCTATGCGTTCGCCAATTACACCGGCACGGTCGGCTTCCAGGGAGCGGGCGAAACCGGCGGCGGACGTCTGGACAACTCGGTGCGATACACGTCGCCGACTATTGCCGGCATTACCGCTAAGGGTTCCTATACATTCGGCCAGACCGCCGGCAATTTCCATCAGTATTCGTCGCCCGCATTCGCTCTTTCGTACGACAACGGTCCGTTGAGCGTCGGGGCGGCCTATCAGGTGATCAACGACATTGGCGGCCTGACGCCGGCCACGACCGAGTACGGCAGCACCTACTTTGGCCTCACGATTCCGGACAGCTCGCAAAAGGTCTTCACGGCCGGCGCAACGTACAAGTTCGGTTCGGCCAAAGTCTTTGCCTCATACATCTTCAGCCACGTCTATCCGGCGGACTACCGTAACGACTCGTTCTCCACAGCTCTTCAGTACTACATCACACCGGCCTTCGTTCTCGACCTGCCGCTCTATGTCGACTTCGTTCACCACGCCGGCGAGAGCGGTACGCGCATTACCGGTGGCCCGACGTTCGATTACTTCCTGAGCAAGAGCACGGACATCTATATCGGCGCCGACTACAACCATCTGACCGGCGCATGGGTCACGCTGGCTGCGGCTTCGGGTTCCAACCAACCGTTCTACGGCCATAACTCGCTGTTCGAGGCGGATATCGGCCTGCGTCACAAGTTCTAAAACCTACTGAACCAGAGGTCTGCTTCGCGCCTCGTCAGCCGAAGCAGACCCGGCATCGCAAATCAACAACCATAAGCTGTGCCGATTGGCCCAGACAAAATCGCTCTTGGTCGCTTGCATCGCACAGGCCTAAGGTATAGGTTGATCATTCACCCGAATCTCCCGATTCGCTGACCGAGACCTTTTCCATGCACGCACTCGTCATTCACGCCCCGCTGGACTTACGCATCGAGGACGTTCCGACTCCCGAACCCGACGCTGACCAGCTGCTCATACGCGTTCGAGCTGGCGGCATCTGCGGTTCCGATCTGCATTACTTCAATCACGGCGGCTTCGGTACCGTGCGCATCAAGGAGCCAATGGTGCTCGGCCACGAGGTGTCGGGCGTCGTAGCCCGTACGGGTTCGGCCGTCACCGATATGCCGGTTGGCACACGCATCTCGATCAGCCCGAGCCGGCCGTGTGGACTCTGCCAATACTGTCAGCAAGGCCTGCAGAACCATTGCCTGGATATGCGCTACTACGGCAGCGCAATGCGCACGCCGCATGTGCAAGGCGCGTTCCGCCAGGAAATCGTCATCGATCGCTCACAGGCTCATGTCGTTGCAGACACCCTGACTGACGAAGAAGCCGCGATGGCAGAACCGCTGTCCGTCGCACTGCACGCGGTGCGCCGCGCAGGACCGTTGCTCGGCAAGCGCGTGCTCGTTACGGGATGTGGACCGATTGGCGCGTTGATCGTAGCGGCTGCCCGCCGCGCGGGCGCAGCGCACATTGTTGCGACCGATGTGAGCCCGCTGCCGCTGCAAAGCGCACTCCAGGTTGGCGCAGATGTCGCGCTCAACGTCGCCGAGCAAGCCGACGCTCTTGTGCCCTTCTCGGCCAACAAGGGTAGCTTCGATGTCCTGTTCGAGGCAAGCGGAAACGCCGCTGCATTGCGCAGCGCGTTCGACGTGCTGCGTCCGCGCGGCATTGTTGTTCAGGTTGGTCTTGGCGGTGGTGAAGTCAGCTTGCCGATGAACGTGGTTGTCGCCAAGGAATTCGAATTGCGCGGGGCATTTCGCTTTCACGAAGAGTTCGCGGTAGCAGTGGAGCTGCTGAACAAAGGCCTGATCGACGTCAAGCCGCTGATCTCCGGCGTGTTTTCGTATCGGGATTCGATCGCGGCATTTAAAGCCGCTGGCGACCGGTCGAAATCGATGAAGGTGCTGGTCAATTTCGAATGATGTTTTGTTGCCAGTAGTTGGATCGCGACGGTTAGCGTGTGAGGCATAACCGTCGCAAACAACTCAAAGCCTGCCCAAACTTCGGGCCTTAGTTATTGCAGCGCGCTTCCAGCGCGTCAATGAACGCCCGGTCCCAACGCCCTTCTCTCATCGCACGCATCGTTTCGGCCTCCGCTTCCAGCACGGCGAGCGCCTTCTCGATGACAAACCCGGCGTCTTCCTGAGGGATGGCCAGCAAGCCATCCTGATCGCCGACGACAATGTCGCCCGGGTTAACGACCATGCCGCCCACACATACCGGCACATTGATCTCGCCCGGACCGTCCTTATACGGTCCGCGGTGTGTGACACCGCGCGCATAGACCGGAAAATCCCGCTCACGAATCTCTGCGACATCGCGGATCGCGCCGTCGATCACTACGCCCGAGAGACCGATCGTGGCAGCGTAAAACGTCAAGATGCCACCGACAACCGCGTTGTTGAGGTCGCCGCCGGCATCGACCACCAGCACGTCGCCTGGGCGGCAAAACTCGAGCGCACGCAGATAGGTCAGGTTATCGCCGCCGCGCGAACGCACCGTGACCGCTGTGCCGGCCATCGTCTTCTTCCCGGGGCGCTGGTAAGGATGCAGTCCCGCACTGCCGGTGTTGCGATGCATGTTGTCGCTAAGCGCGGAGACCGGAATGTCGCGCAACGCGTTCAGAGTGCTGACTTCGGCCTGAGCAGCCGAGGGGTTCTTGCGGATGGCTTTGTACATAGTCGATGTTCGTGTCGGGAATAGAGGGAACAGCTTGACGCTGTCACGCACTCGTAACGGTATGCTCGCCACCGCGGGCACGCCAAGATGAAATCGGTCTGCCGCAATACCGAACACTTATGAAGCGAAGCGCGATCCGTCGCCGCCCTGATTAGCAAACGCGCGCTTGAACTCCAGCGCCCAGCTACGTATTCTTGTGATCAATCCCTTGGAGGCGACCCATCAACATGATTGATCTACGCGGTATCGACCTGAACCTGCTGGTGTCACTCGATGCACTGCTCGCAGAGTCCAACGTCACGCGCGCAGCCGAGCGCCTGCATCTGACGCAGCCCGCCGTCTCGACGCAACTCGCGCGGCTGCGGCAGATCTTCGGCGATCCGCTCCTGATCCCCGCCGAAACCGGCCGCGGCATGACGCGTAGCGCGCGGGCGCTAGCCTTGATGGAGCCGTTGCACGCAGCCTTGAAAAACCTGGAGGTGGTGGTGCGCCATCAACCGGCCTTCGATCCGCATAGCGACGTGCGGCGCTTCGTCATCGCGGCTAACGACAACGCCACCTCCGTGCTCGGTTTGCCGCTGATGGAGCGGCTGCCCGAACTGGCCGGCCAGGGCGTGCGCATTGCGTTCGTCGTGGCCGATCAACCGTCGACGGCAGAGCGCCTCGAGCGTGGCGAGATCGATCTGCTGCTCGGTTCCGAGCGGATGATCCCAGCGTCGATGAAAGCCCGCAAACTGTTCGACGAGCGTTTCGTCTTCGTGCAGCGCAAGGGGCATCCACGAGGCACGACGCCGCTCGATCTGGATACGTATTGCTCGCTAAAACATGTACTCGTCTCGACGAGTGGCGGCAGCTTCTACGGCTTCATGGACGAACATCTCGATGCGCTCGGCCGTGCACGGCGCGTCGCACTCTCAGTCCAGCATTTCACGCTAGTGCCCGAATTGCTGGTGAATTCGGATTACGTTTCGACGTTGCCGTCGCGCTTTGCAGAGCGCCATAACAAGCGGCTCGATCTGTTCGAACTGCCGTTCGAGGCGCGCGGCTTCACGCTATTCGCGGCGTGGCATCCGCGTAACCATGTCGACCCGGCACTCGTGTGGCTACGCGAAACACTAACGGATCTGGCAGCAGCATAGGGCTTCAATTCCTCTGTATGCCTTACCAATAGAACGTTTGACCGGCGATTTGCCGCTCCGTGTCGGCATCAATAGCTCCTGCTGTATTGCGCAAAACAGTGTTTCTTTTCTAGCCCGATAACGGACGCTTGATCCTCTGCGGCATTGCATATAGTTAATCGCAACGTGCAGCGATGCCGCGTCGCATCCGCATGTCCGGACGTCTTCCCGCAGTTCCCGCTCACCACCGCGGCATCGAAATTGCTGACTTCTCTACGCCGCCAGTGCATCGCATCGAACTCCCGACGTGTCGCGGGTTTGCATCGACCTTTCATGGAGCAAACAGAACGTTATGTCCAGAAATCGAGTCCCCCCGGGTTCAGACGACGAACCTGACGCCACCCCCAATAAACCTTCGCGCCGCCGCTTCCTGCAATCCGCTGCGGCCGCCGCGACGGTAGGCGTTGCGCCGCATGTCCATGCCCAGAACCAACCTGCCGCCGTGCCGTCGCCCGAAGCGCCGCGCGCGCCCGAGCCGCCGCAGCCGGTCACGCTCAATGTCAACGGCCGCGCCTATACGCTGCAACTCGAGCCGCGCGTGACGCTGCTCGATGCACTACGCGAATACGCCGGGTTGATGGGCACGAAGAAAGGCTGCGACCGCGGCCAGTGCGGTGCGTGCACCGTCATGGTGGAAGGCCGTCGCATCAACTCTTGCCTGACACTTGCCGTGATGCACGATGGCGAAACCATCACTACAGTGGAAGGCCTGGCGAGCAATGGCGTGTTGAGTCCGATCCAGCGCGCCTTCATCGAACACGACGCCTTCCAGTGCGGCTACTGTACGCCCGGGCAATTGTGCTCGGCCACTGCCATGCTCAACGAGTTCGGCAACGGTACCGCCAGCACCGTCACGGCCGATGTCCGCACGCACCCTTCCCAACTCAGCGACGATGAAATCCGCGAGCGCATGAGCGGCAACATCTGCCGCTGCGGTGCGTATGCGAACATCGTCGCCGCCGTGCGCGCCGTGCATGACGGCAGCACGGGCAACGCCTAGGAGGCCGGCATGGACGCGATCTCCTACGAACGCGCTGTGGACGTGAGCGGCGCGCTGCGCGCAGCGCAGCAACCCGGCACGATGTTTATCGGCGGCGGTACCAACCTGCTGGATCTGATGAAAGGCGGTGTGGAGCAACCCGTACATCTTGTCGATATCACGCACCTGCGCGGCCTCGACACTATCGGCACGCTGCCCGACGGCGGCCTGCGCATCGGCGCACTCGTGCGTAACAGCGATGCCGCCAATCACGCCCTGGTACGCGAGCAGTACCCGTTGCTGTCACAAGCGTTTCTGGCCGGCGCCTCGCCGCAGTTGCGCAATATGGCCACCGTTGGCGGCAATCTGATGCAGCGCACGCGCTGCGGCTACTTCTACGATACGGCATTTAGCCAATGCAACAAGCGCCAGCCCGGCAGCGGCTGCGCTTCGATAGAAGGGCAAAACCGCACGCATGCGATCCTCGGCGCCAGTTCGCAGTGTGTCGCCGTGAACCCGTCGGATATGAGCGTGGCACTCGCAGCGCTCGATGCCGTGGTGCGCGTGAGCAGTCTGCGCGGCGAGCGCACGATTCCGATCTCGGAGTTTCACCGCCTGCCTGCCGATCGTCCGGAAGTGGATACGACACTGCAACCCGGCGAGCTGATCACGGCGGTCGACTTGCCGCCCCCGCTCTTTAGCGACCACTCCCATTACCTGAAGGTGCGCGACCGCGCGAGTTACGCGTTTGCGCTCGTTTCGGTCGCCGCGGCTTTGCAAATGGATGGCAATACGGTTAGGACTGCGCATATCGCGTTGGGCGGGGTCGCGCATAAGCCGTGGCGCGCGAGTGTCGCGGAGCAGATGCTGAGTGGGAAACCGATCTCGGATGCGAATCTGCGCGCGGCCGCCGCTGCCACGATGGGCGAGGCGCAGCCGCTCAGCGGCAACCGCTTCAAGGTGCAACTCGCGCAACGCTCGATCGTGCGTGCCGTGAATCAGGCCGCGGGCCGGACGGGAGGTGTCGCATGACTACGAACCTGAACAAGAAGGCGCCACTGGTCGGTCAGCCGATGGACCGCACCGACGGCGTGCTGAAAGTCACGGGCGAGGCTCGCTATGCAGCGGAATTTGGCGGAGCGCGCCTCGCGCACGCGGTGCTGGTGACGAGCACGATTTCGAGCGGCAGCATTGCCTCGATCGACGCGAGCCGCGCGCAATCGCTACCGGGCGTACTGCTGGTGATGACGTATCAGAACGCGCCGCGCCTGCCCAACGGCGGGCGTCCGCCGCTGGCGCCGCCTGCCGGCCGTCATCTGTCGTTGCTGCAGGACAACCAGGTTCACTACAGCAATGAGCCAGTCGCCGTGGTGGTCGCCGACACGCTGGAGCGCGCCACCGACGCCGCACAGCAACTGCGCATCACGTATCAGGCGACGCCTGGCGCGCATAACTTCACGCGCGCCAAAGCGACCATGCACGCGCCGATCAGCCCGCAGGGCCGCCAGACCGACACGCAACGCGGCAACTTCGATGAGGGCGTGGCCGCCGGCAGCGTGCGCATCGATCAGGTCTACACGACACCGGTCGAACATCACAACCCCATGGAGCCGCACGCCACCATGGCGCATTGGGATGGCCCGCAACTGACGCTGTACGACTCCACCCAGGGCGTGAGCGGCACGCGCACCGCCGTGGCGAAAACGCTCGGCGTATCGCCAGATGACGTGCACGTGATCTCGCCGTTCCTCGGCGGCGGTTTCGGCGGCAAGGGCTCGTCCTGGTCGCATGTGGTGCTCTGCGCGATGGCCGCGAAGCAGACGGGACGTCCGGTGCGCCTCGCCTTGACGCGCCCGCAGATGTTCGGCTCGGTCGGCGCGCGACCGCGTACCGAGCAGCATTTCCTACTTGCCGCGCGGCCCGACGGCACGCTCACCGCGATGCTCCACGACAGCATCTCGAACACGTCGACGATCGAAGACTGGACCGAGACCTGCTGCATGGTCACGCGCATGCTCTATGCCGTGCCGAATCAGCTGACGACGCATCGCCTAGTCCAGTTGAACCTTGGTACGCCTACATTTATGCGCGCGCCAGGCGAAACCACAGGCTCGTTCGCGCTCGAATCCGCGATGGACGAACTCGCGTGGAAGCTCAAGATGGACCCCGTCGCATTGCGGCTAAAAAACTACGCGGAAGTCGATCCGCAGGAGAACAAGCCTTTTTCGAGCAAGGCACTGCGCCAATGCTATGAGATTGGCGCGGAAAAATTCGGCTGGTCGCGGCGTACTTCGACACCCCGTTCGATGCGCTCCGGCCATACGTTGATCGGCCTCGGCATGGCGAGCGCCACGTATCCCGCCAACCGAAGCCCGGCCGCGGCGATTGCGCGCATCCTGCCCGACGGAACGGCGATGGTCGGCTCGGGTACGCAGGATCTCGGCACCGGCACCTACACGGTGATGACCCAGGTGTCGGCCGACGCGCTCGGCTTTCCGCCCGAAAAAATCCACTTCGAGCTCGGCGATTCGAGCTTGCCTCAAGCGCCCGGTTCGGGCGGCTCGCAATCGGCCGCGAGCGTCTCGCCGGCGGTGCACGATGCCTGCACGCAGGTGCGCAACCAATTGATGTCGCTCGCGCTGGCCGACAATGCATCGCCGGTACACGGCATGGATGCGTCCGATGTGACCGTGCAGGACGGCTGGGTGGTCAGCCGCGCGAATCCGTCACTGCGCGACCCCGCGGCCGCAATTCTCGCGCGCGCCGGCGGCAAACCGATCGAGGCCGTGGTAAGTGTGAAGCCCGGCCAGGAGCGCAGCGAATATTCGCTGCATTCGTTCGGGGCGGTGTTCACGGAGGTCCATGTGGATGCGGATCTCGGCACGATCCGGGTGCCGCGCATCGTCGGCGTGTACGACGTCGGCCGGGTCCTCAATGAGAAAACCGCGCGTAGCCAGATGATGGGCGGCATGGTGTGGGGCATCAGCGCCGCATTCGAAGAAGACACGCTGCTCGACGAGCGCTATGGACGCTTCGTCAATATGAATCTCGCCGAGTATCACGTGCCGGTGAATGCGGACATCGGCGCGCTGGATGTCACCTTCGTAAACGAACCGGATCCTCATATCAATTCGCTGGGCGT
The sequence above is drawn from the Paraburkholderia phenazinium genome and encodes:
- the pxpB gene encoding 5-oxoprolinase subunit PxpB, with the protein product MKQDDSDPPLCISMLGTTAMLFEAPGALDLRAQRRIWTLAREVESWPGVREAVPGVTNLMLTFSTPPADPGSLDAALRDAWAAAGELQIEGKVVELPVEYGGEFGPHLHDVVAHTGLSVDEVVQLHCAPLYTVFALGSHPGYCYLGGMDPRIATPRRKVPVLGLPGGAVSIGGVQTGVSASTGPSGWNTIGHTSMSFFDPMRDNPATLAPGDMIRFRVERIVS
- the accC gene encoding acetyl-CoA carboxylase biotin carboxylase subunit; this translates as MFNKVLIANRGEIALRIQRACRELGLKTVAIYSEADADARYVRLADEALCIGPAAPGQSYLNRGAILFAAHVSGAQAVHPGYGFLSENADFAEEVEAAGLSFIGPEPRSIRTMGDKVAAKRAMRAAGVPCVPGPDGGLPDDPAAILKVAEAIGFPVIVKAAGGGGGRGMRVVQSAGQLLEAVSVTREEARRAFGKPELYVEKFLEHPRHVEIQVLCDTHGNALWLGSRDCSLQRRHQKVLEEAPAPGIDPGLIRQVGERCVEACRQTRYRGAGTFEFLFENGEFYFIEMNTRLQVEHPVTEMTSSIDIVKEQIRIAQGHALTIRQSDIRTNGHSLECRINAEDPFTFLPCPGKITAWELPGGNGVRIDSHMSSGVVVPPYYDSLIGKLITYGASREEALVRMRLALSEMRIEGIRTNVQLHQAILEDEGFCAGGVDIHHLERWLANRKPT
- the accB gene encoding acetyl-CoA carboxylase biotin carboxyl carrier protein, coding for MDLQKIKGLIDLLAESRLAELELIEGDEKIRLVKTHRRATSDASEDIPRSARSTPAEEAGQAVPPVAASTTVDATASEPQLVCAPMFGIVHLTPAPGEPPFVGVGDAVEEGQALCTIEAMKMFNAIESEFKGNVVEILVRPGDEVEAGQPLFRIR
- the nac gene encoding nitrogen assimilation transcriptional regulator NAC; the encoded protein is MNLRRLKYFVKIVDIGSLTQASEVLHIAQPALSQQLITLEDEFQQQLLVRTKRGVTPTEAGATLYRHAQLILRQYEQAQADVKSAGQTLSGQVSVGLAPGTGASALSLPLLRTVRARHPDILLYINENFGTTLSELIMNGRMDMAVLYGDKPVHGLSFQLLMNEELFLVAPRSMGITQEQINVTALRDVPLLLPRPYNYLRKYVDEGFARVQMIPKVVAEIESASTLSAAVGAGIGATILPDSTARVVAAAGDIVQCRIVSPVIKIPLSVCLSDHLPLSEPAAAVKDILLELAGDLALDVRSEAGADT
- a CDS encoding aspartate transaminase yields the protein MSASRIAARVQRIKPSPSSAAADRAAELRRQGKTIVNLVVGEPDFDTPEHIRRAAFEAMERGETRYTQTAGTPALRAAIADKLKRENGLSYDPKHIIVTCGAKHAIFNALAITVEEGDEVLIPAPYWVSYPDMALACDGVPVVVPCTEDDGFKLTPATLEAAITPRTRWLIINSPTNPTGATYTAGELRALADVLLRHPRVLVMLDDIYEHIRFDGEALQHLLSVEPLLMDRTLVVNGVSKTYAMTGWRIGYAAGPADLIGAMDTLQSQSTSNASSISQAAALAALTGDQSFVTRSVRVYRERRDHALAALNAIPGISCRTPGGAFYLYVNCGGMIGRTTPQGKRLEGDADAVLYLLEHAGVALVAGSAYGVSPFFRMSIATSVETIDEGCKKIAAAVAALD
- a CDS encoding porin, translating into MAVSGTAYAQSSVTLYGIIDEAVRYDNHQTKTGSGSLFTMGSGGEIQGSRWGLQGTEDLGGGMAAIFQLEGGFTPNTGATQQSEPNGTARLFGRTALVGLTTNYGTITAGRQYTLVHEMGWTHDIYAFANYTGTVGFQGAGETGGGRLDNSVRYTSPTIAGITAKGSYTFGQTAGNFHQYSSPAFALSYDNGPLSVGAAYQVINDIGGLTPATTEYGSTYFGLTIPDSSQKVFTAGATYKFGSAKVFASYIFSHVYPADYRNDSFSTALQYYITPAFVLDLPLYVDFVHHAGESGTRITGGPTFDYFLSKSTDIYIGADYNHLTGAWVTLAAASGSNQPFYGHNSLFEADIGLRHKF